A stretch of the Candidatus Saccharimonadales bacterium genome encodes the following:
- a CDS encoding CHAP domain-containing protein, whose translation MHIQKQFTSRILSRTTVVAIVAVIAITGVAVPIVQADQYDDQIRALRDQNAQAGSAVNDLQSQANSYQDAINQLQVQINGIQAQIATNQAEQARLVADIADKQIQLDAQRAVLAADIKSMYVDGQMSPIEMLATSKNLSDYVDKEEYRNRAQTAIQDTMTKITKLQSTLKGQKEQVEQLLATQKAQEAQIAADQAQQSQMLAYTEAQKNAFNQQIAANSSKISDLKKQQAIENARKFGSSAGMVGGGGYPWGNAPCLHTGQVTGYCSDYDWAVNGSIWNPSTGGYGYRNCTDWVAWRAGAPGGLGHANTWAVRSEGVRYVGTTPHAGDAAVDETGKYGHVMYIEAADANSITVSDYNRLGDGLYRMSTLTRVGDGAYRSSTGVTSYLRFVSF comes from the coding sequence ATGCACATACAAAAACAATTTACCTCTCGTATATTGAGCCGCACGACCGTTGTGGCTATTGTCGCTGTCATAGCAATCACGGGCGTAGCCGTACCAATCGTACAGGCCGACCAGTATGACGATCAAATTCGAGCCCTGCGCGATCAGAATGCTCAAGCGGGCAGTGCCGTTAACGACCTGCAGTCACAGGCCAACAGTTATCAAGATGCCATCAATCAATTACAAGTTCAGATAAATGGTATTCAGGCGCAAATTGCCACCAATCAAGCAGAGCAGGCACGACTGGTAGCCGACATTGCCGACAAGCAAATCCAGCTCGATGCGCAGCGCGCTGTCCTGGCTGCTGACATCAAGTCCATGTATGTCGACGGCCAGATGAGTCCGATTGAAATGCTGGCAACCAGCAAAAACCTCAGTGATTACGTTGATAAAGAAGAGTATCGTAACCGCGCTCAGACAGCTATCCAGGATACGATGACAAAAATTACCAAACTCCAGAGCACGCTCAAAGGCCAAAAAGAACAAGTTGAGCAGCTACTGGCCACGCAAAAAGCCCAAGAAGCACAGATTGCAGCCGATCAAGCCCAGCAAAGCCAAATGCTGGCCTACACTGAAGCCCAAAAGAACGCCTTCAATCAGCAAATCGCTGCCAACAGCTCGAAAATTTCTGATTTGAAAAAACAGCAGGCCATTGAAAACGCCCGTAAGTTCGGCAGTAGCGCTGGTATGGTAGGCGGTGGTGGATATCCTTGGGGCAATGCACCATGTCTGCACACCGGGCAAGTCACCGGATACTGTTCTGATTATGATTGGGCTGTCAATGGATCTATATGGAACCCAAGCACCGGCGGCTACGGCTACCGTAACTGTACTGACTGGGTAGCTTGGCGCGCTGGTGCACCCGGCGGCCTTGGCCACGCAAATACTTGGGCTGTACGAAGCGAGGGAGTGCGCTATGTGGGTACGACTCCTCACGCTGGAGATGCGGCAGTTGACGAGACGGGCAAGTACGGACATGTCATGTACATCGAGGCAGCTGATGCCAATAGTATCACCGTCAGCGACTACAACCGACTTGGCGACGGCCTGTACCGCATGTCTACATTGACCCGCGTCGGTGACGGCGCTTACCGCAGTTCAACAGGCGTAACCAGCTACCTCCGGTTCGTCAGCTTTTAA
- a CDS encoding permease-like cell division protein FtsX yields the protein MKRKYITFWRIVHAGVVNFIRNATLAIAAMAVMVVTLTIVLFSIVANATFTNTIQQITDKIDISVFLQDTVTPQQTDKLVRELKALPNVKSVEYLSKDEAAQRFIKETPGNASLLSSASLSSNPIPATIRVKPRDLNQLDSIRNYLSTAPNKALQTERSPSYSGDRKEAIDNITHATNILRRVGVIGVVVFAIISALIIFNTIQMAIFNRRDEITIERLLGAGSWFIRGPFIVESIIYGILSAVISLLLIHSIFVAASSALQASSLGLLDIAYAHDYFNEHFLLLLLLQLAVGILIGAASSVIATQRYLKFKTK from the coding sequence ATGGCAGTTATGGTTGTGACGCTGACCATCGTGCTATTTTCGATCGTCGCCAACGCCACATTTACCAATACCATCCAGCAAATTACCGACAAGATAGACATATCGGTGTTCCTGCAGGATACCGTTACGCCGCAGCAAACAGATAAGCTGGTACGCGAGCTGAAGGCATTACCCAATGTCAAATCTGTCGAATACCTCAGCAAAGACGAGGCCGCTCAGCGGTTTATCAAAGAAACACCAGGCAATGCCAGCTTGCTATCGTCCGCCAGTCTGAGCAGCAACCCGATTCCGGCAACTATCCGAGTCAAACCGCGCGACCTCAACCAGCTCGACAGTATTAGAAATTATCTGAGCACCGCACCCAACAAAGCATTGCAGACTGAGCGCTCACCGTCATATTCTGGCGACCGCAAAGAAGCTATCGATAACATCACCCATGCTACCAATATTTTGCGCCGGGTCGGTGTGATCGGAGTTGTCGTCTTCGCGATTATCTCCGCGCTGATCATATTTAATACAATTCAGATGGCAATATTCAACCGCCGTGACGAGATTACCATCGAACGGTTACTCGGGGCGGGTTCGTGGTTCATCCGCGGGCCGTTTATCGTAGAAAGCATCATCTACGGTATTTTATCGGCTGTCATTTCATTGTTACTGATCCATTCGATATTCGTCGCCGCCAGCTCGGCGCTGCAGGCCAGCAGCCTCGGTCTGCTCGACATTGCATACGCGCATGATTATTTCAATGAACATTTTCTCTTGCTCTTGCTACTCCAGCTTGCCGTCGGTATACTGATAGGTGCTGCTTCATCTGTCATTGCCACGCAGCGCTATCTCAAATTTAAAACGAAATAA